One genomic window of bacterium includes the following:
- a CDS encoding SPFH domain-containing protein, which produces MELIIIPIIILILVFIFIPSILFTVEQQTAAVIERFGKFVRIATAGLNWKIPLVEKKAGKLSFRVQELNVKAETKTLDNVFVHLTTSVQFFVIPQKAADAFYKLNDPARQINSYVYDVIRAKVPKMTLDQLFDNKDEIALAVKKELEETMTQFGFGIVNALVTDIEPDAKVKESMNEINSAQRLRIAAAEKGEAERILLVKRAEAEAQSKALQGKGIADQRRAIIQGLKDSVEEFQSSVHGSTAKDVMNLVLMTQYFDTLKEISMSSKTNTIMLPHSPSGMNDIASQIRDSMISANEVGRLEK; this is translated from the coding sequence ATGGAACTTATAATTATCCCCATCATCATATTGATATTAGTTTTTATTTTTATCCCATCGATTCTTTTTACGGTTGAACAGCAAACTGCTGCAGTGATTGAAAGATTTGGCAAATTTGTCAGAATTGCAACAGCTGGTCTAAATTGGAAAATTCCTCTTGTTGAAAAAAAGGCAGGAAAGTTATCTTTTCGAGTTCAAGAATTAAATGTAAAGGCTGAAACGAAGACACTGGACAATGTATTTGTTCATTTGACAACTTCAGTTCAGTTTTTTGTCATACCTCAAAAAGCTGCAGATGCATTTTATAAATTGAATGATCCTGCAAGACAGATAAATTCTTATGTTTATGATGTCATTAGAGCGAAAGTCCCCAAAATGACACTAGACCAGCTTTTTGATAACAAAGATGAAATAGCACTTGCAGTAAAAAAAGAGTTGGAAGAAACTATGACACAATTTGGTTTTGGAATAGTGAATGCACTAGTTACCGATATTGAACCAGATGCAAAGGTCAAAGAATCAATGAACGAGATAAATTCAGCACAAAGACTTCGAATTGCGGCTGCAGAGAAAGGTGAAGCAGAAAGAATATTGCTAGTCAAAAGAGCTGAAGCTGAAGCACAATCGAAAGCATTGCAAGGTAAAGGTATTGCTGATCAAAGAAGAGCTATAATTCAAGGATTGAAAGATTCTGTTGAGGAATTTCAAAGTTCAGTTCACGGTTCAACTGCGAAAGATGTGATGAATTTGGTTCTAATGACACAATACTTTGACACATTGAAAGAGATTTCCATGAGTAGCAAAACAAATACAATCATGCTTCCACATTCACCGTCCGGAATGAATGATATCGCAAGTCAGATTAGAGACAGTATGATAAGTGCAAATGAAGTAGGGAGATTGGAGAAGTAA
- a CDS encoding lysine--tRNA ligase, with translation MSNIGQSLQQVREFRVQKLNKLKELGFDPYPARVQKDKNNAELINNFDELQGKDFFITGRIVSIRSYGKLLFLDVQDESGKIQCIGMPQNVIGLETKYLEFGQLDLIDNGDFVEVFGTLGKSKTGEISILVKSIRIITKSLRPIPDELNDVEERQRKRYLDINVNGSKDKLDLQARFERRSKFWQANRDFLNSKGFIEMNMPVLELTTGGADANPFVTHMDAIDQDFYLRISHELPLKRLIGAGYEKVYDIGPRFRNEGFSDEHLPEHIAMEWYWAYADFQKGMEFMEEMFKFISYEVWGTTKFENMKGFEEIDLEKKWEVITYEQILQDRFGIDIWNVDLDKVNVELAKFDDKAENINRGIDKLWKKIRATIGGPVWMIYEPAFLSPLAKPSDTDKRITERFHPIIAGSELGNGFSELNDPQLQLQNFLEQEKLREEGDAEAQMLDDDFVEMLEYGMPPTCGWGHAERNFWFFENVSAREGVIFPPMRRK, from the coding sequence ATGTCAAATATCGGACAATCACTACAACAAGTAAGAGAATTTAGAGTTCAAAAATTAAACAAGCTGAAGGAATTGGGATTTGACCCATATCCTGCTCGAGTTCAAAAAGACAAAAACAATGCAGAACTTATAAATAACTTTGACGAATTGCAAGGGAAAGATTTTTTCATAACCGGAAGAATTGTCTCTATCCGAAGTTATGGTAAATTGTTGTTCCTTGATGTGCAAGATGAATCAGGCAAAATTCAATGCATTGGTATGCCACAAAATGTGATTGGACTAGAAACAAAATATTTAGAATTTGGACAGTTAGATCTTATTGACAATGGAGATTTTGTAGAAGTCTTTGGGACTCTAGGCAAATCAAAAACTGGTGAAATCTCTATATTAGTCAAAAGCATCCGAATTATCACAAAGTCCCTTAGACCAATTCCAGATGAACTCAATGATGTAGAAGAAAGACAAAGAAAAAGATATCTGGATATAAATGTGAATGGATCAAAAGACAAACTTGACTTACAAGCAAGATTTGAGAGAAGATCCAAGTTCTGGCAAGCAAACAGGGACTTCTTAAACTCCAAAGGTTTCATTGAGATGAATATGCCTGTTTTGGAACTCACTACAGGAGGAGCTGATGCAAATCCATTTGTAACTCATATGGATGCTATAGACCAAGACTTTTACTTGCGTATTTCTCACGAATTACCACTCAAAAGGCTAATTGGAGCTGGCTACGAGAAAGTTTATGACATTGGTCCAAGATTCAGAAATGAAGGTTTTTCTGATGAACATTTGCCTGAGCATATTGCTATGGAATGGTACTGGGCATATGCTGATTTTCAAAAGGGAATGGAATTTATGGAAGAAATGTTTAAGTTTATCTCATATGAAGTTTGGGGCACGACAAAATTTGAAAACATGAAAGGCTTTGAAGAAATAGATCTTGAAAAAAAATGGGAAGTTATAACTTATGAGCAAATTTTGCAAGATAGATTTGGAATTGATATTTGGAATGTTGATTTGGACAAAGTGAATGTAGAACTTGCCAAGTTTGATGATAAAGCAGAAAATATTAATCGAGGTATTGACAAGCTTTGGAAGAAAATTCGAGCAACTATCGGAGGTCCAGTTTGGATGATTTATGAGCCTGCATTTCTTTCCCCACTTGCAAAGCCAAGTGATACTGACAAAAGAATAACAGAACGATTTCATCCCATAATTGCTGGATCAGAACTTGGAAATGGATTTAGTGAATTGAATGACCCTCAACTTCAACTCCAGAATTTTTTGGAACAAGAAAAACTTAGAGAAGAAGGAGATGCTGAGGCGCAAATGTTGGATGATGACTTTGTAGAAATGCTTGAGTACGGTATGCCTCCAACTTGTGGATGGGGACATGCAGAAAGAAATTTTTGGTTCTTTGAAAATGTTTCAGCAAGAGAAGGAGTGATTTTTCCACCTATGAGAAGAAAGTAA